The sequence AGACCGATGCCATTTCGTACATGGACTTTGGCCTGATAACCAGTACATCGCACGGCAGCACCTCAACCACAATCAGGGTTTGAGCATCCTCGTATAACACGTCACCCTGTGTCAGTTGCGGATTTTCGGCCAGAAACTTCAACGCAATTTCCTGCCCCAATTGTGTTCGCTTTCGCATAATCCGCTTGCTGGTTTCAAACCATTCCAGCGGCAGCCAGTCGATGATTCGGTCGCCAGGGTCAATAGCATCAAGATGACCGAGTTTCTGTTGAATAAGCATTTTTTTGGTTTTGTCATCCCGACGGCAGAAGGCATCCTGATGCAGCCGAAAGTATTCGTCTTACCCAAAGATTCATCCTGCGCCGGGACGACAAAAAATAAGTTATAGAACATTCGCGGGGAGCCTGGAGCCGTGCCACGGTTACTGATAATGCGCAAACAAACCACCGTCCGCGGCTGCGGTGGCACGGCTCCAGGCTCCCCGCGAATGTTCTAAGTTACCTAAAACAAAAAATACCGCTGTGCCAAGGGCAAGACGGCAACGGGTTCACACGTAATGGGTTCGCCATCAACTTTCACTTCATAGGTTTCGGGATTTACGTCGATCTGGGGCGTTGCATCGTTGTGGATCAGGTCTTTCTTTGAGATAGCCCGGCAATTCTTCACCGGTAAGATCATCTTCTGCAACCCGTATTGTTGTACGATTCCTATTTCCAGCGAAACCTGCGACACGAACGTAGCACAGGTCTTGTAAAGAGCTTTGCCATAAGCTCCGAACATATGGCGGTAGATAACGGGTTGAGGGGTTGGAATCGATGCGTTGGGGTCGCCCATTTTGCTGGCGATGATCATGCCACCTTTGATTATCATTTCAGGTTTGGCGCCAAACATTGCCGGATTCCATAAAACAAGATCGGCTAGTTTCCCGGCTTCAATAGACCCAACATAGTCTGAAATACCGTGCGTAATGGCGGGGTTAATCGTGTATTTGGCTACATAGCGTTTCACCCGGAAATTATCATTTTTATTCCCTTCATCCTCCGGTAAAAAGCCCCGCTGCTTTTTCATCTTGTCGGCGGTTTGCCAGGTGCGTGTGATGACTTCGGCCACGCGCCCCATCGCCTGCGAGTCAGAACTCATCATGCTGAAAACACCCATGTCGTGCAGAATGTCCTCAGCTGCGATGGTTTCAGGACGAATACGCGAATCGGCAAACGCAACATCTTCGGGAACCGATTTGTCGAGATGGTGACAAACCATCAGCATGTCGAGGTGTTCGTCGATGGTGTTGATGGTGTAAGGGCGTGTCGGATTGGTTGAAGACGGCAGCACATACGGGTACATCGCTGCCTTGATAATATCGGGGGCATGACCCCCACCGGCACCTTCGGTATGAAACGTATGGATTACCCGACCGTTGATGGCGCTGATGGTATCTTCCAGAAAACCACTCTCGTTCAGCGTGTCGGTATGGATGGCAATCTGAACGTCATATTTATCCGCAACTCTCAATGAAGCATCGATTACTGCGGGCGTCGAACCCCAGTCTTCGTGAATTTTCAGGCCCAGCGCACCGGCTTCGATCTGTTCTTCGAGCGGGGCCGTTGTGGCACAATTGCCTTTGCCCATAAAGCCGAGGTTCATTGGGAACGCATCGGCTGCTTCGAGCATTTTCTGAATATTCCAGGCACCCGGTGTGACGGTTGTGGCGCTGGTGCCATCGGCAGGGCCGGTGCCACCGCCCATCATCGTTGTAATGCCGCTAAACAAAGCATGGTCGATCTGTTGCGGACAAATAAAATGGATGTGTGAATCGATGCCGCCCGGTGTAGCAATCAGACCCGCCCCACCATGAACTTCGGTCGAAGCGCCAATAACCATGTTCGGGTCTACACCGTCCATTGTATCGGGGTTTCCGGCTTTGCCGATGCCAACAATTTTGCCGTCTTTCAATCCAATATCGGCCTTCACAATTCCCCAATAGTCAATGATCATAACGCTGGTAATAACCATGTCCAGAACGCCTTCAGCACGAGTGGCCGTGGCCGATTGAGCCATGCCATCGCGGATGGTTTTACCCCCGCCAAATTTGGCTTCGTCCCCGTAAACGGTATAATCTTTTTCGATTTCGATGATCAGATCGGTATCTGCCAGACGCACTTTATCGCCCACTGTCGGGCCATACAGGTTTGCATATTTTATTCGGCTGATGGATAGACTCATGATGGCTTATGTTTAAAGTTCTGAGCCTCTATCTGTTTCATCGCCTGTTGTTTGCTAAGCTCATCAATCGTATCGCCATTGGTTAAGTTGCTGAATCCGTAGACTTTACGATTGCCGCCAAGGGCGACCAACTCAACATCTTTTTCTTCTCCCGGCTCGAAGCGAACCGCCGTTCCGGCCGGAATATTCAACCGCATCCCAAATGCCTTCTCACGGTCAAATTCCATCTGTTTATTGACTTCAAAAAAATGATAATGCGAACCGACCTGTACGGGTCTGTCGCCAGTGTTAACAACGGTTAGGCTAGCAGTCGGCCGCCCCACATTACACTCAATCGGGTCACTGCCAAGAATGTATTCTCCGGGTATCATGCTGGTTTACAGTTTATGGGGAGTCGGTTTTCCAAAAGCAGCATTTGGTAGCTGGTATTTATAGTATAGGCATCTGCTGATAACGGTGAACAGATCTAGCGAATGGGATCATGGACGGTAACCAATTTAGTTCCGTCGGGGAACGTCGCTTCGATTTGAATCTCATGAATCATTTCGGGAATGCCTTCCATTACATCCTCGCGGGTTAAAATCGAGGTGCCGTATTGCATGAGTTCGGCCACCGATTTGCCGTCGCGGGCGGCTTCCTGAAGCTGGCTACTAATAAGTGCAATGGCTTCGGGATAGTTGAGTTTCAGGCCACGGGCTTTTCGCTTCCCGGCTAGTTCGCCCGCCAGAAACAGAAGTAATTTTTCACTTTCACGTGGTGTCAGGTGCATAGGTTACGAATTGGGATTCACTGATTTTAGAGCAATATAAGCCAAAAAGGGGTTCGATTTTCATCGGTAGGCACATCCTACAAGGAACGGGATTTGTCTGTCCGACTCCTGATTATGACTTCGTATTGAATCAGGAGTAATCTGTTAATGAGGGCTGTGCATCGCTATCAGTATTGGGATTTTATGGAAACGTTAAGAGTGCCGTTGATTTGTTAACATACCCTTGAATGGGGATTTTGGGGTGGTGAAGCGCCTTCCAGTTAGTTTTGCGCTCCACAAGAATCATTACCAGTGCAATTTCTACAATGTTCAATTCTTAGGGAAAGGCCTGTTGAGTGCATGAAATGCAATTGTCTTTCGCTGAAACCTTCCACAAGTCAGACGGCCTTCTACAGAATAGCCCATCAGCCAGTCAGGTGAAATTTACTCAACCGGTCTTATGATGACCCGGCTGTAGAGAATCCACTTCTGTAGCACATTCTTGACGATCAGGCTACTTAGTTGACATCTCTTTGTATTTTTCTGGGATTTTTTAATTTTTTTTTAATACTTACTTCATCAATTGAAATTTATTGAGAAATCAAATTTTGCTACCTCTAATTAACGTCTACAATCATGAAGATTTTTTACATTTCACCTCCATTTATAAAAAAATGGAGCGTATTGTGCTGGTTTTTCCTGGCGATCAGTGTATTGACCGTTCAGGGGAAAAACCCTGATTTTCGTACTAGCAAAGCCCAGGCGGAGTTGACTGTCAGCGGGCGCGTTACCGATGCAGCAACGAACGAAGCACTGGCTGGCTGTACTGTTGTATTGAAAGGATCACAGCGGGGCACGACCACCGATGCCAAAGGCGAATATCGGATTGTAGTCCCTAGTAGTGATGCAGTACTGGTGTTTGGCTTTATTGGGTTTGTCTCGCAGGAGATACAGGTTGGCAACAGCACAATACTCAATGTATCCCTGGCTGCTGCTGCGTCTGAACTGACACAAGTGGTCGTTATTGGCTACGGTACTACGACAAAGAAAGACGCCAC comes from Spirosoma aureum and encodes:
- the ureE gene encoding urease accessory protein UreE, with the translated sequence MLIQQKLGHLDAIDPGDRIIDWLPLEWFETSKRIMRKRTQLGQEIALKFLAENPQLTQGDVLYEDAQTLIVVEVLPCDVLVIRPKSMYEMASVCYEIGNKHLPLFFDDDTLLAPYDAPLFRLLTASGYVVEQQQRKLMQPLRTTVSPHGHDSSSESLFSKILKLTTPSA
- the ureC gene encoding urease subunit alpha: MSLSISRIKYANLYGPTVGDKVRLADTDLIIEIEKDYTVYGDEAKFGGGKTIRDGMAQSATATRAEGVLDMVITSVMIIDYWGIVKADIGLKDGKIVGIGKAGNPDTMDGVDPNMVIGASTEVHGGAGLIATPGGIDSHIHFICPQQIDHALFSGITTMMGGGTGPADGTSATTVTPGAWNIQKMLEAADAFPMNLGFMGKGNCATTAPLEEQIEAGALGLKIHEDWGSTPAVIDASLRVADKYDVQIAIHTDTLNESGFLEDTISAINGRVIHTFHTEGAGGGHAPDIIKAAMYPYVLPSSTNPTRPYTINTIDEHLDMLMVCHHLDKSVPEDVAFADSRIRPETIAAEDILHDMGVFSMMSSDSQAMGRVAEVITRTWQTADKMKKQRGFLPEDEGNKNDNFRVKRYVAKYTINPAITHGISDYVGSIEAGKLADLVLWNPAMFGAKPEMIIKGGMIIASKMGDPNASIPTPQPVIYRHMFGAYGKALYKTCATFVSQVSLEIGIVQQYGLQKMILPVKNCRAISKKDLIHNDATPQIDVNPETYEVKVDGEPITCEPVAVLPLAQRYFLF
- a CDS encoding urease subunit beta, whose translation is MIPGEYILGSDPIECNVGRPTASLTVVNTGDRPVQVGSHYHFFEVNKQMEFDREKAFGMRLNIPAGTAVRFEPGEEKDVELVALGGNRKVYGFSNLTNGDTIDELSKQQAMKQIEAQNFKHKPS
- the ureA gene encoding urease subunit gamma, with translation MHLTPRESEKLLLFLAGELAGKRKARGLKLNYPEAIALISSQLQEAARDGKSVAELMQYGTSILTREDVMEGIPEMIHEIQIEATFPDGTKLVTVHDPIR